From a single Lolium rigidum isolate FL_2022 chromosome 7, APGP_CSIRO_Lrig_0.1, whole genome shotgun sequence genomic region:
- the LOC124679400 gene encoding uncharacterized protein LOC124679400: MRRSNSCLGCVPRSTAALPVERSFAPPAPMQSWPSSDGGFAKGIIDLGGLEARQVTTFDKVWSTAQGGQDGLGATFFKPSPIPAGFRALGHYAQPNNRPLFGHVLVARDASGTGALLAPPLDYTLVWSSGQDGGSGFFWLPTPPDGYRAVGMAVTTTKDKPPLNEVACVRADFTDACEDEESVWSSDKDGFSATALRPAVRGIDARGVHVGTFGAHVQSSNAPTTLACLKNNNGVYTSCMPDLAQLHAILAAYSPQVYLHPSDTYLPSSVPWYFENGALLYQNGSQTAPTPVVADGSNLPQGGGNDGAYWLDLPVDNGQRERVKKGDLAGAKAYVRAKPMLGGTATDLALWFFYPFNGPARAKVGPLTIPLGMIGEHVGDWEHLTLRVSNFSGDLLRVYLSQHSTGTWVEASQLEYLGNRPVMYASRNGHAFYTKEGVVLQGDSKLGVGIRNDCAKGSMMDTGGGRCEVVSAEYLGAGKVAEPAWLGFERGWGPKEEYDIGREINRAARILPRAMRERLGELVKKLLVGEGPTGPKMKGSWRNDERDPKT; encoded by the exons ATGCGAAGGAGCAACTCCTGCTTGGGTTGCGTGCCTAGGAGCACGGCGGCGCTGCCCGTGGAGAGGTCCTTTGCTCCTCCGGCTCCGATGCAGTCGTGGCCGTCATCAG ATGGAGGGTTTGCAAAAGGCATCATAGATCTAGGAGGCCTGGAGGCGCGCCAAGTCACCACGTTCGACAAGGTCTGGTCGACGGCGCAGGGCGGCCAAGACGGCCTCGGCGCCACCTTCTTTAAGCCGTCGCCGATACCCGCCGGATTCCGTGCTCTGGGTCACTACGCGCAGCCCAACAACCGGCCACTcttcggccacgtcctcgtcgccCGAGACGCTTCCGGCACCGGAGCACTCCTTGCCCCGCCGCTGGACTACACCCTCGTCTGGTCCAGCGGCCAGGATGGTGGTTCCGGCTTCTTCTGGCTCCCCACCCCTCCGGACGGCTACAGGGCGGTGGGCATGGCGGTCACCACGACCAAGGATAAGCCGCCGCTCAACGAGGTTGCGTGCGTCCGCGCAGACTTCACCGATGCATGCGAGGACGAGGAGTCTGTGTGGAGCAGCGACAAGGACGGGTTTAGCGCCACCGCCCTGAGGCCGGCGGTTCGTGGCATCGACGCCCGGGGTGTGCACGTCGGCACGTTCGGAGCCCACGTACAGAGTAGCAATGCGCCGACGACCTTGGCGTGTCTCAAGAACAACAACGGGGTTTACACGTCGTGCATGCCCGACCTGGCTCAGCTGCATGCCATTCTCGCGGCCTATTCGCCGCAGGTGTACCTCCACCCCAGCGACACCTACCTCCCTTCGTCGGTGCCGTGGTACTTCGAGAACGGCGCTCTGCTGTACCAGAATGGTAGCCAGACGGCCCCGACGCCCGTGGTCGCGGACGGGTCGAACCTCCCGCAGGGCGGCGGCAACGACGGAGCGTACTGGCTCGACCTGCCGGTGGATAATGGCCAGAGGGAGAGGGTCAAGAAGGGCGACCTCGCTGGCGCGAAGGCCTACGTGCGGGCGAAGCCGATGCTGGGAGGGACGGCTACGGACCTCGCCTTGTGGTTCTTCTACCCGTTCAACGGGCCGGCTCGGGCCAAGGTTGGCCCCCTCACTATCCCACTCGGTATGATCGGCGAGCACGTCGGTGACTGGGAGCACCTGACGCTACGCGTGAGCAACTTCTCCGGCGACCTGCTCCGGGTGTACTTATCGCAGCACAGCACGGGCACGTGGGTGGAGGCATCGCAGCTCGAGTACCTCGGCAATAGGCCGGTGATGTATGCGTCGCGGAACGGACACGCGTTCTACACCAAGGAGGGGGTGGTGCTGCAGGGGGACTCGAAGCTGGGGGTTGGGATACGGAACGACTGCGCCAAGGGGAGCATGATGGACACCGGCGGTGGGAGGTGCGAGGTGGTATCGGCGGAGTACCTCGGCGCCGGGAAGGTGGCTGAACCGGCGTGGCTTGGATTCGAGAGGGGGTGGGGGCCGAAGGAGGAGTACGACATCGGGCGCGAGATCAACCGTGCGGCGAGGATCCTACCACGGGCGATGAGGGAGCGGCTGGGTGAGCTGGTGAAGAAGCTGCTCGTCGGAGAAGGGCCGACAGGACCAAAGATGAAGGGAAGCTGGAGAAATGACGAAAGGGATCCCAAAACCTGA
- the LOC124674763 gene encoding uncharacterized protein LOC124674763, translating into MMLPGQSDLLLLITSGGEALELFYEKCGAKILLGLGFNLQMQSKITLALPLFLNFGFPIYGYSLLNFHWRYNNQYTEVVLLLGYSSFSASFIISIGVNCGLQDPDLIAAFSDPEIMAALQ; encoded by the exons ATGATGTTACCAGGTCAATCAGATCTTTTGTTATT GATAACGTCGGGAGGTGAAGCCTTGGAGCTTTTTTATGAGAAGTGTGGTGCCAAGATTTTGTTGGGCCTGGGTTTTAATTTGCAGATGCAGTCGAAGATTACGCTGGCTCTCCCCCTCTTTCTTAATTTCGG GTTTCCAA TTTATGGATATAGCTTGCTCAACTTTCACTGGCGATACAACAATCAGTACACAGAGGTGGTTCTCTTGCTTGGATATTCATCATTTAGTGCAAGCTTCATTATCTCGATCGGTGTGAATTGTGGTTTACAG GACCCTGACCTGATAGCAGCATTCAGTGACCCAGAGATTATGGCGGCTCTTCAG TGA